A window from Opitutia bacterium ISCC 52 encodes these proteins:
- a CDS encoding flavin reductase family protein produces the protein MILSFENLSPNEVYYTLIQSIVPRPVAWVLSEHENGSYNLAPFSYFNGVSSSPPIVSISVGRKDDGSQKDTWNNIENRNHFVIHIPHREMAEAVTASAASLGQGESEIEHLKLETESVEGWPLPRLKESRIALLCERFAIHAIGAAPQGLILGKVTAAYLDDTVAEQTGNRLKIDAKKLDPIARLGGNDYTTLGDILTIVRPD, from the coding sequence ATGATTCTATCTTTTGAAAACCTATCACCTAACGAAGTTTACTACACGCTGATTCAAAGCATCGTTCCCAGGCCCGTAGCCTGGGTCCTAAGTGAGCATGAAAACGGAAGCTACAATCTCGCACCGTTTTCTTACTTCAATGGTGTTTCCAGCAGTCCACCGATCGTATCCATATCGGTGGGACGCAAAGACGATGGCAGCCAGAAAGATACCTGGAACAACATTGAGAATAGAAACCACTTTGTTATCCACATACCTCATCGAGAAATGGCCGAAGCCGTAACCGCATCGGCAGCGAGTCTGGGACAAGGAGAATCCGAGATCGAACATCTCAAGCTTGAAACAGAATCCGTTGAAGGCTGGCCACTGCCTCGACTGAAGGAATCACGGATCGCTTTGCTTTGTGAGCGCTTTGCTATTCATGCGATCGGAGCCGCTCCTCAAGGATTAATCCTGGGCAAAGTGACCGCTGCCTACTTGGACGATACCGTTGCTGAACAAACAGGAAACCGTTTGAAAATAGATGCCAAGAAGCTCGATCCGATAGCGCGTCTCGGAGGTAATGACTATACTACGCTTGGCGATATACTGACGATTGTTAGGCCAGATTAG